A single Rattus norvegicus strain BN/NHsdMcwi chromosome 5, GRCr8, whole genome shotgun sequence DNA region contains:
- the Tmem52 gene encoding transmembrane protein 52 precursor has product MAPGPSATQGILLLLPLLPLSQVTLGTADGNCDPSDQCPPQARWSNLWHVGLTLLAIFLMLLCGVTASCVRLCCLRKQPHTQTHTPAAWQPCDGTVIPMDSDSPAHSTVTSYSSVQYPLGMRLPLYFGEPDPDSMVPPTYSLYPTELPPSYDEVVKMIKAREEAAAPSERTNPLPEASELETTGGPQESGPTP; this is encoded by the exons ATGGCCCCGGGGCCATCAGCCACACAGgggatcctgctgctgctgcctctcctACCTCTGTCTCAG GTGACGCTGGGTACCGCGGATGGCAACTGTGATCCCTCGGATCA GTGCCCGCCCCAGGCCCGCTGGAGCAACCTATGGCATGTGGG GCTTACCCTGCTTGCCATATTCCTGATGCTTCTGTGTGGGGTCACAGCCAGTTGTGTACGACTCTGCTGCCTCAGGAAACAGCctcacacccagacacacacgcCAGCAGCATGGCAGCCCTGTGACGGGACAGTCATCCCTATGGACAGCGACAGCCCTGCACACAGCACTGTGACCT CCTACAGCTCCGTGCAGTACCCACTGGGCATGCGGTTGCCCCTGTACTTTGGTGAGCCAGACCCTGACTCCATGGTACCCCCCACCTACAGCCTATACCCTACAGAGCTGCCACCCTCCTATGATGAAGTTGTGAAGATGATAAAAGCCAGGGAGGAGGCAGCAGCTCCCTCTGAGAGAACCAACCCTCTGCCAGAGGCCTCTGAGCTAGAGACCACTGGAGGGCCCCAGGAGTCAGGCCCCACTCCCTAG
- the Tmem52 gene encoding transmembrane protein 52 isoform X2, producing the protein MAPGPSATQGILLLLPLLPLSQVTLGTADGNCDPSDQCHCPRRCPPQARWSNLWHVGLTLLAIFLMLLCGVTASCVRLCCLRKQPHTQTHTPAAWQPCDGTVIPMDSDSPAHSTVTSYSSVQYPLGMRLPLYFGEPDPDSMVPPTYSLYPTELPPSYDEVVKMIKAREEAAAPSERTNPLPEASELETTGGPQESGPTP; encoded by the exons ATGGCCCCGGGGCCATCAGCCACACAGgggatcctgctgctgctgcctctcctACCTCTGTCTCAG GTGACGCTGGGTACCGCGGATGGCAACTGTGATCCCTCGGATCA GTGCCACTGTCCCCGCAGGTGCCCGCCCCAGGCCCGCTGGAGCAACCTATGGCATGTGGG GCTTACCCTGCTTGCCATATTCCTGATGCTTCTGTGTGGGGTCACAGCCAGTTGTGTACGACTCTGCTGCCTCAGGAAACAGCctcacacccagacacacacgcCAGCAGCATGGCAGCCCTGTGACGGGACAGTCATCCCTATGGACAGCGACAGCCCTGCACACAGCACTGTGACCT CCTACAGCTCCGTGCAGTACCCACTGGGCATGCGGTTGCCCCTGTACTTTGGTGAGCCAGACCCTGACTCCATGGTACCCCCCACCTACAGCCTATACCCTACAGAGCTGCCACCCTCCTATGATGAAGTTGTGAAGATGATAAAAGCCAGGGAGGAGGCAGCAGCTCCCTCTGAGAGAACCAACCCTCTGCCAGAGGCCTCTGAGCTAGAGACCACTGGAGGGCCCCAGGAGTCAGGCCCCACTCCCTAG
- the Tmem52 gene encoding transmembrane protein 52 isoform X1: MACGSEEHLSPRQPWKPDPTILCRRHKDRAVVWGQHVLGVNPKPPLASTGEPSQDWPQLEETSAGGSSGLKSAEEVFGAERHLLLCFHLSVILFWVVRQDRPPGCRCPVTEGQSSGRSLLSLVRLTLLAIFLMLLCGVTASCVRLCCLRKQPHTQTHTPAAWQPCDGTVIPMDSDSPAHSTVTSYSSVQYPLGMRLPLYFGEPDPDSMVPPTYSLYPTELPPSYDEVVKMIKAREEAAAPSERTNPLPEASELETTGGPQESGPTP, encoded by the exons ATGGCATGTGGG TCTGAAGAGCACTTGAGCCCTAGGCAGCCTTGGAAACCAGACCCGACCATCCTCTGCAGAAGGCACAAGGACCGTGCAGTTGTCTGGGGACAGCATGTCCTGGGAGTGAACCCAAAGCCACCCCTGGCCAGCACTGGAGAGCCAAGCCAGGACTGGCCCCAGCTGGAAGAGACCAGCGCAGGCGGCTCCTCAGGCCTGAAGTCAGCTGAGGAAGTGTTTGGCGCGGAAAGACATCTCTTGCTTTGTTTTCACCTGTCGGTTATCCTGTTTTGGGTGGTTAGGCAGGACAGACCCCCCGGGTGCAGGTGCCCAGTGACAGAAGGCCAGTCCAGTGGTAGATCCTTGCTCTCCCTTGTCAGGCTTACCCTGCTTGCCATATTCCTGATGCTTCTGTGTGGGGTCACAGCCAGTTGTGTACGACTCTGCTGCCTCAGGAAACAGCctcacacccagacacacacgcCAGCAGCATGGCAGCCCTGTGACGGGACAGTCATCCCTATGGACAGCGACAGCCCTGCACACAGCACTGTGACCT CCTACAGCTCCGTGCAGTACCCACTGGGCATGCGGTTGCCCCTGTACTTTGGTGAGCCAGACCCTGACTCCATGGTACCCCCCACCTACAGCCTATACCCTACAGAGCTGCCACCCTCCTATGATGAAGTTGTGAAGATGATAAAAGCCAGGGAGGAGGCAGCAGCTCCCTCTGAGAGAACCAACCCTCTGCCAGAGGCCTCTGAGCTAGAGACCACTGGAGGGCCCCAGGAGTCAGGCCCCACTCCCTAG